In the Gasterosteus aculeatus chromosome X, fGasAcu3.hap1.1, whole genome shotgun sequence genome, one interval contains:
- the slc24a1 gene encoding sodium/potassium/calcium exchanger 1 isoform X1 has translation MHCARRKRLQLRRVLFLLSGVFLCTLYQLTIRTTLYEPLPLSQIGGDFREGSTEGIEDPTDQTTSEIQVTHRSDTTPDLKATSPTESPPPRSTKRTIVHCIYVAPEPPQQTPAPAPAPPVATVAPASPGEAPHIKGEYPEDIFSIDDRRRGWVILHIFGMLYMFISLAIVCDEFFVPALGVITDKLAISDDVAGATFMAAGGSAPELFTSLIGVFIAHSNVGIGTIVGSAVFNILFVIGMCALFSREVLHLTWWPLFRDVSFYIVGLILLIIFFLDNVIMWWESTMLVACYTLYVIFMKFNVQLEELFKSLLLKNKNIVRIIAMEEPEKTNVDAEDKARPAPEDKNLLKLKPSLQRGGSSTSLHNSTMRNTIFQLMIHTLDPLGEGKFVDKAETLKDAVRRTAERKTQDKGEDGGGKTEPVKEPPAAPAPETQKTEQLEDKKEDVPVGDDGFGGSSSAEGSDEDSDEDSAEDSDESSEEDEDDEDESEKEDQPLSLEWPDTQRKQATYLFLLPIIFPLWLTVPDVRNQKSRKFFAFTFLGSILWIALFSYLMMWWAHQVGETIGISEEIMGLTILAAGTSIPDLITSVIVARKGLGDMAVSSSVGSNIFDITVGLPVPWLLFSSFNDFAPVPVSSNGLFCAIVLLFIMLLFVIISIAVCKWKMNKLLGFSMFLLYFIFLLLSVMLEDRIIICPISI, from the exons ATGCATTGTGCAAGAAGGAAACGACTGCAGCTGCGCCGGGTCTTGTTTCTCCTTTCCGGGGTTTTTCTCTGTACCCTGTACCAGCTGACCATCCGTACCACACTGTACGAGCCTTTGCCGTTGTCTCAAATTGGAGGCGATTTTAGAGAAGGTTCAACTGAGGGTATTGAAGATCCCACAGATCAAACAACGTCAGAGATACAGGTGACGCATCGCTCCGATACAACCCCAGATTTGAAAGCTACGAGCCCGACGGAATCCCCTCCACCACGGAGTACTAAGCGGACCATTGTGCATTGCATCTATGTGGCCCCCGAGCCTCCACAGCAGacaccagctccagctccagctcctcccgTGGCCACCGTcgctccagcttctcctggtGAAGCTCCCCATATAAAGGGTGAATACCCGGAAGATATTTTTTCTATCGACGACCGTAGACGAGGTTGGGTGATTCTCCACATCTTTGGGATGTTGTACATGTTCATTTCACTGGCAATTGTGTGCGATGAGTTTTTCGTTCCTGCACTGGGGGTAATCACAGACAAGTTAGCCATCTCTGACGATGTAGCAGGAGCCACCTTCATGGCCGCCGGAGGTTCTGCCCCTGAGCTTTTCACATCCTTAATTGGAGTCTTCATCGCCCACAGCAATGTGGGCATTGGCACAATCGTTGGTTCGGCAGTgttcaacattttgtttgtgattGGAATGTGTGCTCTGTTTTCCCGGGAGGTTCTTCATCTCACCTGGTGGCCACTTTTCAGAGACGTATCCTTCTACATAGTTGGCCTCATCTTACTCATCATCTTCTTTTTGGACAATGTCATAATGTGGTGGGAGAGCACGATGCTCGTGGCTTGTTACACTCTCTATGTGATTTTTATGAAGTTCAATGTGCAACTAGAGGAGCTCTTCAAGTCCCTACTCCTCAAAAACAAGAACATTGTCAGAATTATTGCTATGGAAGAGCCTGAAAAG ACGAATGTGGATGCTGAAGATAAAGCCCGACCTGCTCCAGAGGACAAGAATCTGTTAAAG TTGAAGCCCTCTCTTCAGCGAGGGGGAAGCTCAACGTCTTTACACAACAGCACCATGAGAAACACCATCTTCCAACTCATGATTCACACACTGGACCCTTTGGGAGAGG GGAAATTCGTGGATAAGGCTGAGACTCTGAAAGATGCTGTTAGACGGACGGCTGAGAGAAAAACTCAAGACAAAGGTGAAG ACGGTGGAGGTAAAACTGAGCCAGTCAAAGAGCCACCGGCTGCCCCCGCCCCCGAGACACAGAAGACGGAGCAACTTGAGGACAAGAAG GAGGACGTGCCAGTGGGAGACGATGGTTTCGGGGGCTCCAGCAGCGCTGAAGGTAGCGACGAAGACAGCGATGAGGACAGCGCAGAAGACAGCGATGAGTCCAGcgaagaagatgaggatgatgaagatgagagCGAGAAGGAGGACCAACCTCTGTCTCTAGAGTGGCCTGACACACAACGTAAACAAGCCACCTACCTCTTCCTGCTCCCAATAATCTTCCCTCTGTGGCTCACAGTTCCAGATGTTCGCAACCAG AAATCCAGAAAATTCTTTGCCTTCACCTTCCTGGGCTCTATTCTGTGGATTGCGCTTTTCTCCTACCTCATGATGTGGTGGGCCCATCAG GTGGGTGAGACCATCGGCATCTCGGAGGAGATCATGGGCCTAACTATCCTCGCTGCAGGGACGTCCATCCCGGACCTCATTACCAGCGTGATAGTGGCGCGTAAAGGCCTGGGGGACATGGCTGTGTCCAGCTCTGTGGGCAGTAACATCTTCGACATCACAGTGGG CCTTCCGGTGCCCTGGCTCCTGTTCTCATCCTTCAATGATTTTGCTCCAGTGCCTGTCAGCAGCAACGGGCTCTTCTGCGCTAttgtgctgctcttcatcatgCTCCTCTTTGTCATCATCTCCATTGCAGTCTGTAAGTGGAAGATGAATAAGCTGCTGGGCTTCTCTATGTTCCTGCTCTACTTTATCTTCCTGTTGCTTAGCGTGATGCTGGAGGATCGCATCATTATCTGCCCTATTTCAATCTGA
- the slc24a1 gene encoding sodium/potassium/calcium exchanger 1 isoform X2, which produces MHCARRKRLQLRRVLFLLSGVFLCTLYQLTIRTTLYEPLPLSQIGGDFREGSTEGIEDPTDQTTSEIQVTHRSDTTPDLKATSPTESPPPRSTKRTIVHCIYVAPEPPQQTPAPAPAPPVATVAPASPGEAPHIKGEYPEDIFSIDDRRRGWVILHIFGMLYMFISLAIVCDEFFVPALGVITDKLAISDDVAGATFMAAGGSAPELFTSLIGVFIAHSNVGIGTIVGSAVFNILFVIGMCALFSREVLHLTWWPLFRDVSFYIVGLILLIIFFLDNVIMWWESTMLVACYTLYVIFMKFNVQLEELFKSLLLKNKNIVRIIAMEEPEKTNVDAEDKARPAPEDKNLLKLKPSLQRGGSSTSLHNSTMRNTIFQLMIHTLDPLGEGKFVDKAETLKDAVRRTAERKTQDKDGGGKTEPVKEPPAAPAPETQKTEQLEDKKEDVPVGDDGFGGSSSAEGSDEDSDEDSAEDSDESSEEDEDDEDESEKEDQPLSLEWPDTQRKQATYLFLLPIIFPLWLTVPDVRNQKSRKFFAFTFLGSILWIALFSYLMMWWAHQVGETIGISEEIMGLTILAAGTSIPDLITSVIVARKGLGDMAVSSSVGSNIFDITVGLPVPWLLFSSFNDFAPVPVSSNGLFCAIVLLFIMLLFVIISIAVCKWKMNKLLGFSMFLLYFIFLLLSVMLEDRIIICPISI; this is translated from the exons ATGCATTGTGCAAGAAGGAAACGACTGCAGCTGCGCCGGGTCTTGTTTCTCCTTTCCGGGGTTTTTCTCTGTACCCTGTACCAGCTGACCATCCGTACCACACTGTACGAGCCTTTGCCGTTGTCTCAAATTGGAGGCGATTTTAGAGAAGGTTCAACTGAGGGTATTGAAGATCCCACAGATCAAACAACGTCAGAGATACAGGTGACGCATCGCTCCGATACAACCCCAGATTTGAAAGCTACGAGCCCGACGGAATCCCCTCCACCACGGAGTACTAAGCGGACCATTGTGCATTGCATCTATGTGGCCCCCGAGCCTCCACAGCAGacaccagctccagctccagctcctcccgTGGCCACCGTcgctccagcttctcctggtGAAGCTCCCCATATAAAGGGTGAATACCCGGAAGATATTTTTTCTATCGACGACCGTAGACGAGGTTGGGTGATTCTCCACATCTTTGGGATGTTGTACATGTTCATTTCACTGGCAATTGTGTGCGATGAGTTTTTCGTTCCTGCACTGGGGGTAATCACAGACAAGTTAGCCATCTCTGACGATGTAGCAGGAGCCACCTTCATGGCCGCCGGAGGTTCTGCCCCTGAGCTTTTCACATCCTTAATTGGAGTCTTCATCGCCCACAGCAATGTGGGCATTGGCACAATCGTTGGTTCGGCAGTgttcaacattttgtttgtgattGGAATGTGTGCTCTGTTTTCCCGGGAGGTTCTTCATCTCACCTGGTGGCCACTTTTCAGAGACGTATCCTTCTACATAGTTGGCCTCATCTTACTCATCATCTTCTTTTTGGACAATGTCATAATGTGGTGGGAGAGCACGATGCTCGTGGCTTGTTACACTCTCTATGTGATTTTTATGAAGTTCAATGTGCAACTAGAGGAGCTCTTCAAGTCCCTACTCCTCAAAAACAAGAACATTGTCAGAATTATTGCTATGGAAGAGCCTGAAAAG ACGAATGTGGATGCTGAAGATAAAGCCCGACCTGCTCCAGAGGACAAGAATCTGTTAAAG TTGAAGCCCTCTCTTCAGCGAGGGGGAAGCTCAACGTCTTTACACAACAGCACCATGAGAAACACCATCTTCCAACTCATGATTCACACACTGGACCCTTTGGGAGAGG GGAAATTCGTGGATAAGGCTGAGACTCTGAAAGATGCTGTTAGACGGACGGCTGAGAGAAAAACTCAAGACAAAG ACGGTGGAGGTAAAACTGAGCCAGTCAAAGAGCCACCGGCTGCCCCCGCCCCCGAGACACAGAAGACGGAGCAACTTGAGGACAAGAAG GAGGACGTGCCAGTGGGAGACGATGGTTTCGGGGGCTCCAGCAGCGCTGAAGGTAGCGACGAAGACAGCGATGAGGACAGCGCAGAAGACAGCGATGAGTCCAGcgaagaagatgaggatgatgaagatgagagCGAGAAGGAGGACCAACCTCTGTCTCTAGAGTGGCCTGACACACAACGTAAACAAGCCACCTACCTCTTCCTGCTCCCAATAATCTTCCCTCTGTGGCTCACAGTTCCAGATGTTCGCAACCAG AAATCCAGAAAATTCTTTGCCTTCACCTTCCTGGGCTCTATTCTGTGGATTGCGCTTTTCTCCTACCTCATGATGTGGTGGGCCCATCAG GTGGGTGAGACCATCGGCATCTCGGAGGAGATCATGGGCCTAACTATCCTCGCTGCAGGGACGTCCATCCCGGACCTCATTACCAGCGTGATAGTGGCGCGTAAAGGCCTGGGGGACATGGCTGTGTCCAGCTCTGTGGGCAGTAACATCTTCGACATCACAGTGGG CCTTCCGGTGCCCTGGCTCCTGTTCTCATCCTTCAATGATTTTGCTCCAGTGCCTGTCAGCAGCAACGGGCTCTTCTGCGCTAttgtgctgctcttcatcatgCTCCTCTTTGTCATCATCTCCATTGCAGTCTGTAAGTGGAAGATGAATAAGCTGCTGGGCTTCTCTATGTTCCTGCTCTACTTTATCTTCCTGTTGCTTAGCGTGATGCTGGAGGATCGCATCATTATCTGCCCTATTTCAATCTGA
- the ints14 gene encoding integrator complex subunit 14, with protein MPTVILIDVSLSMTRPVSLDGSEEFQRKNLAVHGLNMLFEHMASNYRLEFTSLMAFSSLWELLVPFTRDYNALQEALGNLEDYDKTCVESALNGVSNVVQQEWGSACPCQVVLVTDGSLGIGKGSLRQSLQSLKHRGDDKKFPLPFPFPTKLFIMSVANAEELQMTDSMDNLEELLRLSGGDGQIFTVEGPLCMKSVQAMFGRLIDHAYSPFHAVLHCGNLSSDVQVFPRPEPIVMDEEVEPMPRSVNIDLEIVGFIEIADISSPPVISRHLVLPINVNKEVDEVGTGTTDELEEEPSASQMAGKSPNFCVLLHGSLKVEGMVALVQLGTEWYGMLYSQADSKKKSNLMMSLFEPGPEPLPWLGKITHLGPISEAAENPYGEDDSKSPFPLQPPVKRSYAQNVTVWIKASGLQTDVQKILRNARKLPDKTQTFYKELNRLRKAALAFGFWELLKGVADLLERECTLLPDSAHPDAAFQLSHAAQQLKLASTGDSQYAAFDHNIAPMHTDFSS; from the exons ATGCCGACCGTGATCTTGATCGACGTGTCTCTGTCCATGACACGACCCGTGTCGCTGGATGGCAGCGAGGAGTTTCAGAGGAAGAACCTGGCTGTCCACGGATTAAACATGTTATTTGAACACATGGCCTCAAACTACCGCTTGGAGTTTACCTCACTGATGGCCTTCTCTTCCCTCTGGGAGCTCCTGGTGCCTTTCACCAGAGATTACAATGCACTGCAG GAGGCTCTGGGCAACCTGGAAGACTATGACAAGACATGTGTTGAATCCGCTCTTAACGGAGTTAGTAACGTGGTACAGCAGGAGTGGGGCAGTGCCTGTCCATGTCAG GTGGTGCTGGTTACTGATGGATCTCTGGGTATTGGAAAGGGTTCCCTTCGTCAATCCCTCCAATCACTCAAGCATCGAGGGGATGATAAGAAGTTCCCACTCCCTTTCCCTTTCCCTACCAAACTGTTCATCATGTCTGTAGCCAATGCAGAGGAG TTGCAGATGACCGATTCCATGGACAACTTGGAGGAGCTGCTTCGTCTCAGCGGAGGCGACGGACAGATCTTTACTGTGGAGGGACCGCTTTGCATGAAGAGCGTACAGGCCATGTTTGG gAGGCTGATTGATCACGCATACTCTCCCTTCCATGCTGTCCTGCACTGTGGGAACCTGTCCTCAGACGTTCAGGTCTTCCCTCGGCCTGAGCCTATTGTGATGGATGAAGAAGTGGAGCCCATGCCCCGATCAGTCAATATAG ATTTGGAGATTGTGGGCTTCATTGAAATTGCTGACATTTCCAGTCCTCCTGTTATTTCCAGACACTTGGTATTGCCTATTAATGTAAACAAAG AGGTGGATGAAGTTGGCACGGGTACCACCGACGAGCTTGAAGAGGAACCTTCGGCCAGTCAAATGGCAGGCAAAAGTCCAAATTTCTGTGTACTTTTGCACGGCAGCCTGAAGGTAGAGGGCATGGTGGCACTGGTTCAGCTGGG GACAGAGTGGTATGGCATGCTGTACTCCCAAGCAGACAGCAAAAAGAAATCCAACCTGATGATGTCTCTGTTTGAGCCTGGTCCCGAGCCTCTGCCTTGGCTGGGCAAGATCACACATTTGGGACCAATATCAG AGGCTGCTGAAAATCCCTATGGAGAGGATGACAGTAAAAGTCCTTTCCCTCTGCAGCCGCCGGTCAAACGAAGCTACGCCCAGAACGTCACAGTGTGGATTAAGGCCAGCGGACTGCAG ACCGATGTCCAGAAGATCCTAAGGAATGCAAGGAAATTGCCGGATAAAACTCAAACCTTCTACAAG GAGTTGAACCGCCTTCGGAAGGCCGCCTTGGCTTTCGGCTTCTGGGAGCTCCTGAAGGGAGTTGCCGACCTGTTGGAGAGAGAGTGCACGCTGCTGCCCGACTCTGCCCACCCGGATGCCGCTTTCCAGCTCTCCCATGCCGCACAGCAACTCAAACTGGCCAGCACCGGTGACTCCCAGTATGCTGCTTTCGATCACAACATTGCTCCCATGCACACAGACTTCTCTAGCTGA
- the hacd3 gene encoding very-long-chain (3R)-3-hydroxyacyl-CoA dehydratase — MALTPLVYWAQRHEDIYLRVELTDAQNIEVRVHERVLQFKAQGRGAKGQNEYEFSLEFLLAVKSEVSHRSTQRQVNITLRKEQRGWWERLTLQDRKPLFVVPDFDRWLDESDAEMEIREKEEKKEEMKTPRHEERGFISLKRGLLFAYNLVQFLGFSWIFVNMTVRLFIFGRDSVSDTFHTISDVMFFCQILAAVEVLNAAFGFVRTGVTPTLIQVVGRNFILFIIFGAVEEMQHQPVVFFVFYLWSAIEIFRYPFYMLGCFNTEWKTLTWLRYTIWIPLYPLGVLAEAVAVIQSIPIFDKTKLFSIPLPKAVGTSVSFSCVLYVYLGLMFLGLFINFRHLYKQRTRRFRTKKRKAN; from the exons ATGGCGCTCACGCCTCTCGTGTACTGGGCTCAACGTCACGAAGACATTTACCTGCGCGTGGAGCTAACGGACGCTCAG AACATTGAGGTCCGTGTGCACGAACGAGTGCTTCAGTTTAAAG CGCAGGGCCGTGGTGCAAAAGGGCAAAATGAGTATGAGTTCAGTCTGGAGTTTCTTTTAGCAGTAAAGTCAGAG GTGAGCCACAGGTCCACGCAGCGGCAGGTGAATATTACTTTGCGGAAAGAGCAGCGAGGTTGGTGGGAAAGACTGACGCTGCAGGATCGCAAACCGCTCTTCGTGGTGCCGGACTTTGACCGCTGGTTGGACGAGTCCGATGCTGAGATGGAGATCCGGGAAAAG gaggagaaaaaggaggagatgaagacgcCGAGGCATGAAGAGCGAG GGTTTATCAGCCTGAAAAGAGGACTCTTGTTTGCATACAATCTGGTTCAGTTTCTCGGCTTTTCGTGGATCTTTGTCAACATGACGGTGCGGCTCTTTATCTTTGGCCGAG ATTCTGTGTCCGATACATTTCACACCATATCGGACGTGATGTTCTTCTGCCAGATCCTGGCAGCGGTGGAGGTCCTCAACGCTGCTTTTGGTTTTGTCCGGACAGGCGTTACTCCAACTCTTATACAG GTGGTTGGAAGGAATTTCATCCTGTTCATCATTTTTGGTGCCGTGGAAGAAATGCAACACCAACCAGTGGTGTTTTTCGTTTTCTATCTGTGGAGCGCCATTGAGATTTTTAG GTATCCGTTTTACATGCTCGGCTGCTTCAATACGGAGTGGAAAACCCTCACGTGGCTGCGGTACACAATCTGGATACCGCTTTACCCATTAGGTGTCCTGGCTGAAG CCGTCGCTGTGATACAATCCATTCCCATCTTTGACAAGACCAAACTGTTCAGTATTCCTCTGCCGAAAGCAGTCGGTACCTCCGTCAGCTTCTCTTGCGTCCTGTACGTCTATCTGGGCCTCATGTTTCTGG gACTCTTTATCAACTTCCGCCATCTTTACAAGCAAAGGACGAGGCGTTTCCGTACCAAAAAGAGGAAGGCGAATTGA